A genomic segment from Glycine soja cultivar W05 chromosome 18, ASM419377v2, whole genome shotgun sequence encodes:
- the LOC114397435 gene encoding F-box/kelch-repeat protein At3g23880-like — protein MKNDTQTLPLELIIEILMRLPVRSVLGFKCVCKSWFSLISDPQFGISHFDLAASPTHRLLQRCNHFYAESIDTEAPLKKYSSAVHFLLPPPSPPHHGEYDNYADYQDKHEILGSCRGLVLLYYKRYCDLILWNPSIGAHKRSPNFAYDITFQFLYGFGYDPSTDEYLLMMIGLYESGNYKYDNGNESEDHECKGNYQIFSFKTDSWYIDDVFVPYKDLGDKFRAGSLFDETLHWLVFSEDKKIPVILAFDLILRSFSEIPLFDHFTMEKYEIYSLRVMGGCLCVCCLVQGYENAEIWVMKEYKVQSSWTKSIVIPTSGFSPLRITKDGGILGSNTCGRLEKLNYKGELHEHLNYGGGQWLYSANLQSAVYRESLLSLPSVVRVPSKDDHGKTSEDDQQ, from the coding sequence ATGAAGAACGACACTCAGACTCTCCCTCTGGAGTTGATCATAGAAATTCTGATGAGATTGCCAGTGAGATCTGTTTTGGGTTTCAAGTGTGTCTGTAAATCATGGTTTTCTCTTATTTCCGATCCCCAATTCGGTATTTCACATTTTGATCTGGCTGCCTCACCCACCCACCGACTTCTTCAGAGATGTAATCATTTTTACGCTGAATCCATTGACACAGAGGCACCACTTAAGAAATATTCTAGTGCAGTGCATTTCCTTCTCCCCCCTCCATCACCCCCACACCATGGTGAATACGACAATTACGCTGATTATCAGGATAAACATGAGATCTTGGGATCATGCAGAGGCCTCGTACTTTTATACTATAAGAGATACTGTGATCTCATTCTATGGAATCCATCAATAGGTGCCCACAAACGATCACCAAACTTTGCATATGATATAACCTTTCAATTTCTATATGGCTTTGGGTATGACCCATCAACAGATGAGTACCTGCTAATGATGATTGGATTGTATGAGTCTGGAAATTACAAGTATGATAATGGTAACGAGTCTGAAGATCATGAATGCAAAGGTAACTATCagattttctctttcaaaactGATTCCTGGTATATCGATGATGTCTTTGTTCCATACAAGGATCTTGGTGATAAATTCAGAGCTGGGTCACTCTTCGATGAGACTCTTCACTGGTTGGTTTTCTCCGAGGATAAAAAGATTCCTGTCATTCTAGCCTTTGATCTGATACTAAGGAGTTTCTCAGAGATTCCTCTATTTGATCATTTTACTATGGAGAAATATGAAATTTACAGTTTGAGGGTGATGGGAGGATGTCTCTGCGTGTGTTGCTTGGTCCAAGGCTATGAAAATGCTGAAATATGGGTGATGAAAGAATATAAAGTGCAGTCATCTTGGACTAAATCCATTGTTATCCCTACTAGCGGATTTTCCCCGCTACGCATCACCAAAGATGGTGGAATTCTTGGATCAAATACCTGTGGAAGATTAGAGAAACTTAATTACAAAGGAGAGCTGCATGAGCATCTCAATTATGGTGGAGGTCAATGGTTGTACTCTGCCAATCTACAGTCTGCTGTGTATAGAGAGAGTCTACTCTCACTCCCCAGTGTTGTTCGGGTACCAAGTAAAGATGATCATGGGAAAACAAGTGAAGATGACCAACAATAA
- the LOC114395125 gene encoding pentatricopeptide repeat-containing protein At3g46790, chloroplastic-like has protein sequence MWVLQISQIVRHAPSQSHLCYNSHVSSRVPVSFVSLNPSANLMNDIKGNNNQLIQSLCKGGNLKQAIHLLCCEPNPTQRTFEHLICSCAQQNSLSDGLDVHRRLVSSGFDQDPFLATKLINMYYELGSIDRARKVFDETRERTIYVWNALFRALAMVGCGKELLDLYVQMNWIGIPSDRFTYTFVLKACVVSELSVSPLQKGKEIHAHILRHGYEANIHVMTTLLDVYAKFGSVSYANSVFCAMPTKNFVSWSAMIACFAKNEMPMKALELFQLMMLEAHDSVPNSVTMVNVLQACAGLAALEQGKLIHGYILRRGLDSILPVLNALITMYGRCGEILMGQRVFDNMKNRDVVSWNSLISIYGMHGFGKKAIQIFENMIHQGGSPSYISFITVLGACSHAGLVEEGKILFESMLSKYRIHPGMEHYACMVDLLGRANRLDEAIKLIEDMHFEPGPTVWGSLLGSCRIHCNVELAERASTLLFELEPRNAGNYVLLADIYAEAKMWSEAKSVMKLLEARGLQKLPGCSWIEVKRKVYSFVSVDEHNPQIEEIHALLVKLSNEMKAQGYVPQTNVVLYDLDEEEKERIVLGHSEKLAVAFGLINTVKGETIRIRKNLRLCEDCHAVTKFISKFANREILVRDVNRFHHFKDGVCSCGDYW, from the coding sequence ATGTGGGTGCTTCAGATTTCCCAAATTGTTAGACATGCTCCATCTCAAAGTCACCTCTGTTACAATTCCCATGTCTCGTCAAGAGTGCCGGTTTCTTTTGTTTCGTTGAACCCTTCAGCCAATCTCATGAATGACATAAAGGGCAACAACAACCAACTGATACAATCATTATGCAAAGGGGGGAACCTTAAGCAGGCTATTCATCTCCTGTGTTGTGAGCCCAATCCAACTCAGCGGACTTTTGAGCATTTAATTTGTTCTTGTGCACAGCAGAACTCACTCTCCGATGGCCTTGATGTTCATCGCCGCCTTGTCAGTAGTGGTTTTGACCAAGACCCTTTTTTAGCTACTAAACTAATCAATATGTACTATGAGCTTGGGTCTATCGACCGTGCTCGCAAGGTATTTGATGAAACTCGGGAAAGAACCATATATGTCTGGAATGCACTCTTCCGAGCGCTGGCAATGGTGGGTTGTGGTAAGGAACTGCTAGATTTGTATGTTCAGATGAATTGGATTGGGATCCCATCAGATAGGTTCACATATACATTTGTCCTTAAGGCTTGTGTTGTTTCAGAGCTGTCAGTCTCCCCTCTCCAGAAGGGTAAGGAGATTCATGCCCATATTCTGCGACATGGCTATGAAGCAAATATTCATGTTATGACAACTCTGTTAGATGTATACGCTAAGTTTGGCAGTGTGTCATATGCAAATTCTGTGTTTTGTGCAATGCCTACCAAGAACTTTGTCTCATGGAGTGCTATGATTGCATGCTTTGCAAAGAATGAAATGCCTATGAAAGCACTGGAACTGTTTCAGTTAATGATGCTTGAGGCACATGATTCAGTTCCAAATTCAGTTACAATGGTTAACGTGCTTCAAGCCTGTGCAGGTCTTGCTGCATTGGAACAAGGGAAGTTGATTCATGGCTATATCCTTAGAAGGGGACTTGATTCTATACTGCCAGTTCTTAATGCCCTTATAACAATGTATGGAAGATGTGGTGAGATTTTGATGGGACAAAGAGTTTTTGATAACATGAAGAATCGTGATGTTGTTTCATGGAATTCTTTGATTTCTATTTATGGTATGCATGGTTTTGGAAAGAAAGCAATccaaatttttgaaaacatgattcaccAAGGAGGTTCACCGAGTTATATATCATTCATTACTGTTCTGGGTGCTTGCAGCCATGCAGGCCTTGTTGAGGAGGGAAAGATTTTGTTTGAATCCATGCTTAGTAAGTACAGGATCCATCCAGGTATGGAGCATTATGCTTGTATGGTGGATCTTCTTGGCCGAGCTAACAGGTTAGATGAAGCAATAAAACTAATAGAAGATATGCATTTTGAACCTGGACCTACGGTTTGGGGTTCCCTTCTTGGATCTTGTAGGATTCACTGTAATGTTGAACTTGCGGAGAGAGCAAGCACTTTGCTTTTTGAGTTGGAGCCAAGGAATGCTGGGAATTATGTGCTTTTAGCAGATATTTATGCAGAAGCTAAGATGTGGAGTGAAGCAAAGAGTGTGATGAAGCTATTGGAAGCTCGTGGCCTGCAAAAGCTACCAGGTTGCAGCTGGATTGAAGTGAAAAGGAAGGTATACTCATTTGTCTCTGTTGATGAGCATAACCCACAAATTGAAGAAATTCATGCTTTGCTAGTTAAATTGTCAAATGAGATGAAGGCACAGGGTTATGTCCCACAAACGAACGTTGTTCTCTATGATCTTgacgaagaagagaaagaaagaattgTATTGGGACATAGCGAAAAGCTTGCAGTTGCTTTTGGACTCATTAATACTGTAAAAGGTGAAACCATAAGGATCAGAAAAAACTTGAGATTATGTGAAGACTGTCATGccgttacaaaatttatttctaaatttgcTAATAGAGAGATTCTTGTTAGAGATGTGAATCGCTTCCATCATTTTAAAGATGGAGTTTGTTCCTGTGGTGACTATTGGTAG
- the LOC114394926 gene encoding protein ROOT INITIATION DEFECTIVE 3-like yields the protein MEVVLASSSVDGGIGCWDLHTGAEQLRYKSCTSPSHGLISVAARFIASSQLREDQSAPGSVLFWSWSKPQVEVKSFPAEQIKPLATNHPGTFIAAGAPSGDIYLWEVETGRLLKKWHAHFRAVSCLVFSEDDSLLVSGSEDGSVRVWSLFMIFDDLRNQQASSLYEYSFSEHTLTVTDVVIGNGGCNAIIVSASKDRTCKVWSLSRGMLLRNIVFPSIINCIALDPAEHVFYAGSEDGKIFIAALNTESIATNNYGMHIIGSFSNHSNQVTCLAYGSSENLLISGSEDGMVRVWNARTRNIVRMFKHSKGPVNNILVVRRENDSSNHISSNVQASSRKQGSNLPPPLEKYANSIDDDSDMKTMISLGGGRKSVDPSYISSHVISNYIKELQHQGSAAASEMEMEKLKHDYQESVQMANQLKKMNEKLHQFCVKELLDGSQARTLGENDN from the exons ATGGAGGTTGTTTTGGCGTCGTCGTCCGTCGACGGCGGAATAGGGTGCTGGGACCTTCACACCGGCGCGGAGCAGCTCCGCTACAAATCTTGCACCTCCCCTTCTCATGGCCTCATCTCTGTCGCTGCTCGCTTCATCGCTTCGTCGCAGCTTCGAGAAGATCAATCAGCCCCTGGCTCTGTTCTCTTCTGGTCCTGGTCCAag CCTCAAGTTGAAGTGAAGAGTTTTCCTGCTGAACAAATTAAACCTCTTGCTACTAATCACCCGGGAACCTTTATAGCTGCTGGAGCTCCGTCTGGTGACATTTACTTGTGGGAG GTTGAAACGGGTAGGTTGCTTAAGAAGTGGCATGCTCATTTTAGGGCGGTTTCTTGCTTGGTGTTTTCCGAAGATGACTCGCTGCTGGTATCTGGTTCTGAAGATGGATCCGTAAGAGTTTGGTCTCTCTTCAT GATATTTGATGATTTGCGAAATCAGCAAGCAAGTAGTCTTTATGAGTATAGTTTTTCAGAGCACACCCTGACTGTGACTGATGTTGTTATTGGTAATGGAGGGTGCAATGCGATTATCGTGTCAGCTTCAAAGGATCGGACTTGTAAG GTATGGAGCTTATCTAGGGGAATGCTACTAAGAAATATAGTATTCCCTTCAATAATTAATTGCATTGCATTGGATCCAGCCGAACATGTCTTTTATGCTGGCAGTGAAGATGGAAAGATATTTATCGCAGCACTTAACACTGAAAGCATCGCCACTAATAATTATGGGATGCATATCATCGGTTCTTTTTCTAACCACAG CAACCAAGTTACTTGCTTAGCATATGGCTCAAGTGAGAATTTGTTAATATCTGGGTCAGAGGATGGAATGGTTCGTGTTTGGAATGCGAGAACTCGTAACATTGTCCGCATGTTTAAACATTCTAAAG GACCTGTAAATAACATTCTCGTTGTTAGACGAGAAAATGACTCCAGTAATCACATATCTTCTAATGTACAAGCATCATCAAGAAAGCAGGGATCTAATTTACCCCCTCCATTGGAAAAATATGCAAATTCAATAGATGACGACTCAGATATGAAGACTATGATCAGCCTTGGGGGTGGCAGGAAATCTGTGGATCCTTCATACATCAGTTCTCATGTGATATCTAATTACATTAAGGAACTTCAG CATCAAGGTTCAGCTGCTGCTTCTGAAATGGAGATGGAGAAACTAAAACATGATTACCAAGAGTCAGTGCAAATGGCTAACCAgttgaagaaaatgaatgaaaaattgcATCAATTTTGTGTAAAGGAGCTGTTGGATGGTAGTCAAGCTAGAACCTTGGGTGAAAATGACaattaa